A region from the Oryzias latipes chromosome 20, ASM223467v1 genome encodes:
- the LOC101157097 gene encoding glycogenin-1 isoform X1 produces MADQAFVTLATNDSYARGAMVLGKSLRNTNTSKKLVALIGPHVSEPCRSVLRMIYDEVKVVDLMDSGDTAHLAMMKRPDLGVTFTKLNCWTLTHYSKCVFMDADTLVLSNIDELFDREELSAAPDPGWPDCFNSGVFVFRPSVETYGKLLQFCTEHGSFDGGDQGVLNGFFCDWATADISKHLPFIYNLSSVAIYTYLPAFKQYGGNAKVVHFLGQTKPWSYTFDPKAKQVSGSGQEAAAHPTFLLDWWTLYASSVVPLLQEQYGDQPFFSGCLDSQPSGMVSSQNVQGESSFPPALPPQLSSEERKEQWEQGQADYMGMDSFDNIKRKLDTFLK; encoded by the exons ATGGCAG ATCAGGCCTTTGTGACTTTGGCTACCAACGACAGCTATGCTCGGGGCGCCATGGTTTTGGGCAAGTCCCTTCGTAACACCAACACTTCCAAAAAGTTGGTTGCATTAATTGGCCCGCATGTGTCGGAACCGTGCCG GTCAGTGTTGAGGATGATCTACGATGAAGTGAAGGTGGTGGATCTGATGGACAGCGGTGACACGGCTCACCTAGCAATGATGAAGAGGCCTGATCTGGGAGTGACCTTCACCAAACTCAACTGCTGGACGCTCACGCATTACTCCAAATGTGTGTTCATGGATGCAGACACTCTG GTGCTTTCCAACATAGACGAGCTGTTTGACAGGGAGGAACTGTCGGCTGCTCCTGACCCTGGCTGGCCTGACTGCTTTAACtcgggtgtgtttgtgtttcgtCCTTCTGTGGAGACCTACGGAAAACTCCTTCAGTTTTGCACAGAACACGGCAGTTTTGATG GAGGGGACCAAGGTGTCTTGAATGGCTTCTTCTGCGACTGGGCAACAGCTGACATATCAAAACATCTCCCCTTCATTTACAACCTGAGCAGCGTAGCCATCTACACTTACCTTCCAGCATTCAAACA GTATGGTGGAAATGCCAAGGTGGTCCACTTTCTTGGGCAGACCAAGCCATGGAGTTACACATTTGACCCCAAGGCCAAACAGGTTTCGGGCAGTGGGCAGGAGGCCGCCGCTCATCCCACCTTCCTCCTGGACTGGTGGACTCTGTATGCCAGCTCTGTGGTGCCgctgctgcaggagcagtaTGGAGACCAGCCCTTCTTCTCCGGATGTCTTGAT TCCCAGCCCAGTGGCATGGTCAGTAGTCAGAATGTACAG GGTGAGAGCAGCTTTCCCCCGGCGCTCCCTCCCCAGCTTTCCTCAGAGGAGCGGAAGGAGCAATGGGAGCAAGGCCAGGCTGACTACATGGGAATGGACTCCTTTGACAATATCAAGAGAAAGCTCGACACGTTCCTGAAATGA
- the LOC101157097 gene encoding glycogenin-1 isoform X2, protein MADQAFVTLATNDSYARGAMVLGKSLRNTNTSKKLVALIGPHVSEPCRSVLRMIYDEVKVVDLMDSGDTAHLAMMKRPDLGVTFTKLNCWTLTHYSKCVFMDADTLVLSNIDELFDREELSAAPDPGWPDCFNSGVFVFRPSVETYGKLLQFCTEHGSFDGGDQGVLNGFFCDWATADISKHLPFIYNLSSVAIYTYLPAFKQYGGNAKVVHFLGQTKPWSYTFDPKAKQVSGSGQEAAAHPTFLLDWWTLYASSVVPLLQEQYGDQPFFSGCLDGESSFPPALPPQLSSEERKEQWEQGQADYMGMDSFDNIKRKLDTFLK, encoded by the exons ATGGCAG ATCAGGCCTTTGTGACTTTGGCTACCAACGACAGCTATGCTCGGGGCGCCATGGTTTTGGGCAAGTCCCTTCGTAACACCAACACTTCCAAAAAGTTGGTTGCATTAATTGGCCCGCATGTGTCGGAACCGTGCCG GTCAGTGTTGAGGATGATCTACGATGAAGTGAAGGTGGTGGATCTGATGGACAGCGGTGACACGGCTCACCTAGCAATGATGAAGAGGCCTGATCTGGGAGTGACCTTCACCAAACTCAACTGCTGGACGCTCACGCATTACTCCAAATGTGTGTTCATGGATGCAGACACTCTG GTGCTTTCCAACATAGACGAGCTGTTTGACAGGGAGGAACTGTCGGCTGCTCCTGACCCTGGCTGGCCTGACTGCTTTAACtcgggtgtgtttgtgtttcgtCCTTCTGTGGAGACCTACGGAAAACTCCTTCAGTTTTGCACAGAACACGGCAGTTTTGATG GAGGGGACCAAGGTGTCTTGAATGGCTTCTTCTGCGACTGGGCAACAGCTGACATATCAAAACATCTCCCCTTCATTTACAACCTGAGCAGCGTAGCCATCTACACTTACCTTCCAGCATTCAAACA GTATGGTGGAAATGCCAAGGTGGTCCACTTTCTTGGGCAGACCAAGCCATGGAGTTACACATTTGACCCCAAGGCCAAACAGGTTTCGGGCAGTGGGCAGGAGGCCGCCGCTCATCCCACCTTCCTCCTGGACTGGTGGACTCTGTATGCCAGCTCTGTGGTGCCgctgctgcaggagcagtaTGGAGACCAGCCCTTCTTCTCCGGATGTCTTGAT GGTGAGAGCAGCTTTCCCCCGGCGCTCCCTCCCCAGCTTTCCTCAGAGGAGCGGAAGGAGCAATGGGAGCAAGGCCAGGCTGACTACATGGGAATGGACTCCTTTGACAATATCAAGAGAAAGCTCGACACGTTCCTGAAATGA
- the agtr1 gene encoding type-1 angiotensin II receptor: MQNQTAWATKEINLTCGMSGSHKFIFTLVPIVYSFNFIIGIIGNTMVVAVIYFYMKLKTVANIFVLNLAISDLTFLITLPMWATFTATEYSWPFGGFLCKTSAGLVTFNLYTSVFFLTALSTDRYLAIVHPVQSRRFRTVVYARITCVVIWLFAFVLSVPTALTRDVHDIKNPQTTVCGILHPKAENSERLKELLLAIGVLKSLLGFLVPFIIIITCYCLIGRALLRVKHIQKNSRSRDDEVLHMLAAAVLAFFLCWAPHQVFHFMQLLTQQILVENCTMLEIIDTAMPFTICIAYFNSCMNPIVYGFVGRNFRKNLLRLLRCSPGRPAGPHQSISSKMSALSFRASEALSLTVKSNVSTDVK; this comes from the coding sequence atgcaGAATCAAACGGCGTGGGCGACAAAGGAGATAAACTTGACATGTGGCATGTCTGGAAGCCACAAATTCATCTTCACCCTGGTGCCCATCGTCTACAGCTTCAACTTTATCATCGGCATCATCGGTAACACCATGGTGGTGGCTGTCATCTACTTCTACATGAAACTCAAAACGGTGGCCAACATTTTTGTCCTCAATCTCGCCATCTCAGACCTCACGTTCCTCATCACTCTGCCCATGTGGGCAACGTTCACCGCCACAGAGTACAGCTGGCCCTTTGGAGGGTTCCTGTGCAAGACCAGTGCAGGACTGGTCACTTTTAACCTGTACACCAGCGTCTTCTTCCTCACTGCTCTCAGTACTGACCGGTACCTTGCCATTGTGCACCCAGTGCAGTCACGGCGGTTTCGCACCGTGGTGTACGCACGCATCACCTGTGTAGTGATCTGGCTTTTTGCCTTCGTCCTGAGTGTGCCAACAGCCCTCACCAGGGACGTCCATGACATCAAAAACCCCCAGACCACCGTGTGTGGCATCCTGCACCCCAAAGCCGAAAACAGCGAGAGGCTGAAAGAGCTTCTTTTGGCTATTGGTGTCTTGAAAAGTCTGCTGGGTTTCCTGGTgcccttcatcatcatcatcacctgcTATTGCCTGATTGGACGGGCACTGCTGCGAGTGAAACACATTCAGAAAAACTCCCGCTCCCGCGATGACGAGGTGTTGCATATGCTGGCAGCAGCTGTCCTGGCCTTTTTCCTGTGCTGGGCGCCCCATCAGGTCTTCCACTTCATGCAGCTGCTCACCCAGCAGATTCTGGTGGAGAACTGCACCATGCTGGAAATCATCGACACCGCCATGCCATTCACCATCTGCATCGCCTACTTTAACAGCTGCATGAACCCTATCGTCTACGGCTTCGTGGGACGCAACTTCCGCAAGAACTTACTGCGTTTGCTCCGCTGCTCTCCAGGTAGACCGGCGGGGCCCCACCAGAGCATCAGTTCTAAGATGAGCGCCCTGTCGTTCCGTGCCTCAGAGGCACTGAGCCTTACGGTCAAAAGCAATGTCTCCACTGATGTTAAGTGA
- the cpb1 gene encoding carboxypeptidase B produces the protein MKVLLFFGLVAAALADVTRFDGEKVLRLKPVLAEHVTLIRDLAESIEVDFWSPDSPELVTIDIDVDIRVPARYLSIVYTTLGQSSMAHEILIEDVQVAINRQADNGISPKELHSYTKYNTWDTVLSWINSIASSNPSLVSKQVIGNTFEGRPMTLLKLGKSSGTTKPSIFLDCGIHAREWISPAFCQWFVKEALETYGSDSQMTSLLDQMDVYVLPVFNIDGYEYSHTTNRMWRKTRSKLSGSSCLGTDPNRNFDAGWCTVGASSNPCSETFCGSTPESEIEVKNVADFIRKNKSSIKAYLTIHSYSQLLLFPYSYSYNLAADHSELMSVAQGASAALTSLYGTRYTSGPGASTIYLAAGGSDDWAYDLGVKYSYTFELRDTGYHGFLLPESQIKPTCEETMLAVKYIAAHVQKNLY, from the exons ATGAAGGTCCTGCTGTTTTTCGGACTGGTGGCTGCTGCCCTGGCTGATGTCACGCGTTTTgatgg AGAAAAAGTCCTCCGCCTGAAGCCTGTCCTCGCTGAACATGTGACCCTCATCAGGGATCTGGCTGAGAGCATCGAA GTGGACTTCTGGAGCCCTGACAGCCCTGAGCTGGTGACGATCGACATCGATGTGGACATTCGGGTGCCCGCCAGATACCTCTCCATCGTGTACACCACCTTGGGTCAGAGCAGCATGGCGCATGA GATTCTCATTGAGGACGTCCAGGTTGCCATCAATCGCCAGGCTGACAACGGGATCAGTCCTAAAGAACTGCACAGCTACACCAAATACAACACTTGGGATACT GTCCTGTCCTGGATCAACTCCATCGCCTCTTCCAACCCTAGCCTGGTCAGCAAGCAGGTGATTGGAAACACATTTGAGGGACGCCCCATGACTCTCCTCAAG CTTGGTAAATCCTCCGGCACTACCAAGCCTTCCATCTTTTTGGACTGCGGCATCCACGCCAGAGAGTGGATCTCTCCTGCTTTCTGCCAGTGGTTTGTGAAGGAG GCTTTGGAAACCTATGGCAGTGACTCTCAAATGACCAGCCTTCTTGACCAGATGGACGTCTACGTCCTGCCCGTCTTCAACATCGATGGCTACGAATACTCACACACGACC AACAGAATGTGGAGAAAGACCCGCTCCAAGTTATCTGGAAGCAGCTGCCTGGGCACCGATCCCAACAGGAACTTTGATGCCGGCTGGTGTA CCGTCGGAGCCTCCAGCAACCCCTGCAGCGAAACCTTCTGTGGCTCCACCCCCGAGTCTGAGATTGAGGTCAAGAATGTGGCTGATTTCATCCGCAAGAACAAGTCCTCCATCAAAGCCTACCTCACCATCCATTCCTACTCCCAGCTCCTGCTCTTCCCCTATTCCTACTCCTACAATCTGGCTGCCGACCACAGTGAGCTG ATGAGCGTTGCTCAGGGAGCCTCTGCTGCTCTGACTAGTCTGTATGGCACCCGCTATACCAGTGGACCTGGTGCTTCAACTATCT ACCTTGCTGCGGGAGGCTCTGATGACTGGGCCTATGACCTGGGGGTGAAATATTCCTATACCTTTGAGTTGCGTGACACTGGTTATCACGGCTTCCTGCTGCCAGAGTCTCAGATCAAGCCCACATGCGAGGAGACCATGCTGGCCGTCAAGTACATTGCTGCCCATGTGCAGAAGAACCTCTATTAA